One window of Dehalobacterium formicoaceticum genomic DNA carries:
- a CDS encoding ATP-dependent helicase: MKLSSKQEQIVKHVEGAILVKAGPGSGKTRVLIERIKHLLLTKKRCKILALTFSNLAADEMKNRLKEDTLISDLAENVTVGTIHSFCLDLVQSRGNLIGLGKELMIFESNSDQLSILRDVFSSDPQLMTILKSKEKPTAFLQKCLSLISEQKKKFISPEMCELNEPFPVIYREYNERLLSQNALDFDDILFFAYKILTENPSVVNLYTSLYKFVCVDEAQDLNFAQYQVIKALCGDKCKNIMLVGDENQSIYGFNGSDSTLMSEKFVKDFKPTIYLLNENYRSAKTIVNFANKLGNYDSVSNYVYSGELKAYSFSNEKDEAQFVLDRIKKLLASGHPDIENGLSYDSFSVIARNKYVLSPLETIFSELNIPFVYKKSSNGLENESDYMKVFELGIRILLNPKDIVHLRELCKITDRKPSDEIVCDDNSIAILTQAIENTIFTDLLPCFQSLNKEEMNFSKVLLQLKEQLPASMSDEERYLIINDIEQWDKHWKKYSGQVQRENRTLLSFRNYISLGKTQDTSSSKGVSLLTAHMSKGLQYDVVFVIGMSEGTFPDYRAVSAGGSEMEQEKNNMYVAVTRAKRLCYLSYPRSKKMPWGDNKWQTPSRFLKDIDILDS, encoded by the coding sequence ATGAAGTTATCGAGTAAGCAAGAACAAATTGTTAAACATGTGGAAGGGGCTATTCTAGTCAAAGCAGGACCAGGAAGCGGAAAAACAAGAGTCCTCATAGAAAGGATTAAACATCTTCTTCTAACCAAAAAACGTTGTAAAATTTTAGCACTGACATTTAGTAACCTCGCTGCTGATGAAATGAAAAATAGACTTAAGGAAGATACTTTAATCAGTGATTTAGCTGAAAATGTTACCGTAGGCACTATCCATTCTTTTTGTTTAGATTTAGTGCAAAGCAGAGGCAACTTAATTGGCTTAGGAAAAGAACTGATGATTTTTGAAAGCAATTCAGATCAGCTTTCAATATTGCGAGATGTTTTCTCCAGCGATCCTCAACTAATGACAATATTAAAGTCAAAAGAAAAGCCTACCGCTTTTCTACAAAAATGCTTGTCTCTAATTTCTGAACAAAAAAAGAAATTCATTTCGCCAGAAATGTGTGAATTGAACGAACCATTTCCAGTAATCTATCGTGAATATAATGAACGTTTATTGAGCCAAAATGCTTTAGATTTTGATGACATACTGTTTTTTGCATACAAAATTCTTACAGAAAATCCTTCCGTTGTGAACTTATATACCTCGCTATATAAGTTTGTATGTGTAGACGAAGCACAGGATTTGAATTTTGCACAATATCAAGTTATCAAAGCACTCTGTGGAGATAAGTGCAAAAATATAATGCTTGTAGGAGACGAAAATCAGTCGATCTATGGGTTCAATGGGTCAGATAGCACTTTAATGTCTGAAAAGTTTGTTAAGGACTTCAAGCCCACTATTTACTTGTTGAATGAAAACTATAGATCTGCAAAAACGATTGTAAATTTTGCGAATAAATTAGGAAATTACGATAGCGTCTCCAATTATGTTTATTCAGGAGAATTAAAGGCATATTCTTTTTCGAATGAAAAAGATGAAGCTCAATTTGTATTAGATAGAATTAAGAAATTACTAGCCAGCGGTCATCCCGACATAGAAAATGGTTTAAGTTATGATTCTTTTTCAGTTATTGCACGAAACAAATATGTACTCTCACCTTTGGAAACTATTTTTTCAGAACTTAATATTCCATTTGTTTATAAAAAAAGCTCTAATGGGCTTGAGAACGAATCAGACTACATGAAAGTATTTGAATTAGGAATCAGAATATTGTTAAATCCGAAAGATATTGTTCATTTAAGAGAATTGTGCAAAATTACTGACCGAAAACCATCTGATGAAATTGTTTGTGATGATAATTCAATAGCAATCCTAACGCAAGCTATAGAAAATACGATATTCACTGACTTGCTCCCTTGTTTTCAATCGTTAAATAAAGAGGAAATGAATTTCTCTAAGGTTTTGCTGCAACTTAAAGAACAACTTCCTGCAAGCATGTCGGATGAAGAGAGGTATTTAATTATTAACGATATTGAGCAATGGGATAAGCATTGGAAAAAGTACTCTGGCCAAGTACAGCGTGAAAATAGGACACTACTCTCTTTTAGGAATTATATATCCCTTGGGAAAACCCAGGATACCTCTTCTTCCAAAGGAGTTTCCTTGCTGACCGCACATATGTCTAAGGGTTTACAATATGATGTGGTTTTTGTTATCGGAATGTCTGAAGGAACATTTCCAGACTATCGTGCAGTTAGCGCCGGTGGTTCAGAAATGGAACAAGAAAAAAACAACATGTACGTTGCCGTGACAAGAGCCAAACGTCTATGCTATCTTTCCTATCCTAGAAGCAAAAAAATGCCTTGGGGCGATAATAAATGGCAAACTCCGTCAAGATTCTTGAAAGATATTGATATTCTTGATTCATAG
- a CDS encoding DUF4391 domain-containing protein — translation MMFNLPEKYKVGKKVPMKDLIPKEFKPDIKKKIKESVKGVTLSYQIMGEDIPSLVNDEYNFQVIQFYDFELTDIKKAVFIANLYQEIIKSACVLRLHNASSEAYSFALKRLNQNDNTQIVVTDKFVTALYPTALPNSDKNTLLRELAYDNIKNHDNKGAFYFEIFLRAYILTNDKVYAGAKSFLSKPIWYSMNKLKEVYPLLCNLASNKEKVQKAVSNSEKMKLNQEIRQAISELDKI, via the coding sequence ATGATGTTTAACTTACCTGAGAAATATAAAGTCGGCAAAAAAGTTCCCATGAAGGATTTGATCCCAAAGGAATTTAAGCCAGATATAAAAAAGAAAATCAAAGAGAGTGTAAAAGGTGTCACCTTAAGCTATCAAATTATGGGGGAGGACATTCCCTCTTTGGTCAATGATGAATACAATTTTCAAGTGATTCAGTTTTATGACTTTGAGCTGACTGATATCAAAAAAGCTGTCTTCATTGCGAACCTGTATCAGGAGATTATCAAATCTGCCTGTGTACTCAGACTTCATAATGCCAGCAGCGAGGCATACTCCTTCGCACTAAAAAGGCTGAATCAAAATGACAACACACAGATTGTAGTTACAGATAAATTTGTTACGGCACTTTACCCCACCGCTCTTCCCAACTCTGACAAAAACACTTTGCTTAGAGAGCTTGCCTATGACAACATCAAAAATCATGACAACAAAGGAGCGTTTTATTTTGAAATATTCCTGCGAGCCTATATTTTAACAAACGACAAGGTGTATGCAGGTGCAAAATCCTTTTTATCCAAGCCTATATGGTACAGCATGAATAAATTAAAAGAGGTTTACCCCTTGCTCTGTAACCTTGCAAGCAATAAGGAAAAGGTGCAAAAGGCTGTATCGAACAGTGAAAAAATGAAGCTGAATCAAGAAATAAGACAAGCCATATCGGAATTAGACAAAATATAA
- a CDS encoding site-specific DNA-methyltransferase, with product MDYPKVPQEINNIVGDNVKLLAQLFPSAVKDGQVDLEALKEELGQFEEVDKEKYELTWAGKQDAKKKAQEDVYNRTLNYIESDSKNPEITENLYIEGDNLEVLKLLRQNYYGAIKMIYIDPPYNTGNDFVYNDNFAMSSKESDIAEGTRDDEGNPLQRNQQSSNRYHANWLNMMYPRLKIAKDLLKDDGVIFISIDENEINALKTILDEIFGAGNFLTTLNIKLRHEDRILKGDKDFHEVVEYCLIYKKGTDYTQIKRVADNTSIEDYIYEIIEISEPEKIIKLGNKDVAVFNPNQYLANKTNPKETSLKKVNIRGTLKDGNSSGRFYMNYLDSITDDFGYLYKVPDIGDDIFDYRYFVKPSSEKFLNGSYFQGVPVNRSDTKELPYPNFLDMVNEFNNVGYEGDVVFRNGKKPISFLLHLMKLAGIENEKQCICLDFFSGSASFGEAMMKFNQDGGKRKFICVQIPENLDKSLDLADNNTKPSISASITFLDSIKKPHILTEIGKERLRRSGEKIKQEIEAANAMLKIGEEPTQVPDIGFKVFRTADTNIKWNLYNSLGQLDTSAMTHTPDLADFTMGFNDIDVVYEVMLRQKDVPLSSTLETLTDIGSRTYLYGSAYLVCLETEITEELIDKLATLDPLPIKFVFRDSAFKDDINLKDETFRRLKNLIERNSGLEKKSYTVEFI from the coding sequence ATGGACTACCCAAAAGTACCGCAGGAGATTAATAACATTGTCGGGGATAATGTAAAGCTATTAGCACAGCTTTTCCCTTCCGCAGTAAAAGACGGACAAGTTGACCTTGAAGCCTTAAAAGAAGAGCTTGGTCAATTTGAAGAAGTAGACAAAGAAAAATACGAGCTTACTTGGGCTGGCAAACAAGACGCAAAGAAAAAGGCTCAAGAGGACGTTTATAATAGAACACTGAACTATATCGAATCAGACAGCAAGAACCCTGAAATTACAGAAAATCTTTATATTGAGGGCGATAACCTTGAAGTTTTGAAGCTGCTGCGCCAAAACTATTATGGGGCTATTAAAATGATTTACATAGATCCACCCTATAATACAGGGAACGACTTTGTGTATAACGATAATTTCGCCATGAGCAGTAAAGAAAGCGATATTGCAGAAGGTACTCGTGATGATGAAGGGAATCCGCTGCAACGAAATCAGCAATCCTCTAACCGCTATCACGCAAATTGGTTAAATATGATGTATCCACGATTGAAGATTGCAAAAGATTTGTTAAAAGATGATGGAGTCATATTTATTAGTATTGATGAAAATGAAATTAATGCACTGAAAACCATATTAGATGAAATATTTGGGGCCGGAAATTTTTTAACAACATTAAATATAAAATTGCGTCATGAAGATAGAATATTGAAGGGTGATAAAGATTTTCATGAAGTAGTTGAATATTGCCTAATTTATAAGAAAGGAACAGATTATACCCAAATTAAACGGGTAGCTGATAACACCTCAATAGAAGACTATATTTATGAAATAATTGAAATAAGTGAACCTGAAAAAATAATAAAATTAGGGAATAAAGACGTTGCTGTGTTTAATCCGAATCAATACCTTGCAAATAAAACAAATCCAAAGGAGACATCTTTAAAAAAAGTTAACATCCGTGGAACATTAAAAGATGGAAACAGTAGCGGTCGGTTTTACATGAATTACTTGGATAGCATAACCGATGATTTTGGTTATTTATATAAAGTTCCTGATATAGGTGATGATATTTTTGATTATAGATATTTTGTGAAACCATCATCTGAAAAGTTTTTGAATGGTTCTTACTTTCAAGGAGTACCAGTTAATAGAAGCGATACAAAAGAATTACCATATCCTAATTTTCTAGATATGGTGAACGAGTTCAACAATGTTGGGTATGAGGGAGATGTTGTTTTTAGAAATGGCAAAAAACCTATTTCCTTTTTATTGCATCTTATGAAATTAGCAGGTATTGAGAATGAGAAACAGTGTATTTGTCTTGATTTCTTTTCTGGCTCAGCATCATTTGGTGAAGCTATGATGAAATTTAACCAAGATGGTGGAAAAAGAAAATTTATCTGTGTACAAATACCAGAAAATCTTGACAAATCCCTTGACCTAGCTGATAACAACACGAAACCATCAATTAGTGCGTCAATTACTTTTCTTGATTCAATAAAAAAACCGCATATTCTTACCGAAATCGGTAAAGAACGCCTACGCCGCTCTGGTGAAAAGATTAAACAAGAAATCGAAGCCGCCAACGCAATGCTGAAAATTGGGGAAGAGCCAACTCAAGTGCCTGATATTGGCTTTAAGGTGTTCCGCACAGCCGATACCAATATCAAGTGGAACTTGTATAATTCTTTAGGGCAGCTTGATACCAGTGCAATGACCCATACCCCTGACCTTGCGGACTTCACCATGGGCTTTAATGACATTGATGTTGTGTATGAAGTCATGCTCCGTCAAAAAGATGTGCCGCTCTCTTCCACTCTGGAGACACTGACCGACATCGGCAGCAGAACCTATTTGTACGGCAGTGCGTATTTAGTATGCCTTGAAACTGAGATTACTGAAGAACTCATAGATAAACTGGCTACTCTTGATCCACTGCCGATTAAATTTGTCTTTAGAGATTCTGCTTTCAAAGACGATATCAATCTGAAGGACGAAACCTTCAGGAGACTGAAAAATCTCATTGAAAGAAATTCCGGGCTTGAGAAAAAAAGCTATACCGTAGAATTTATATAA
- a CDS encoding DEAD/DEAH box helicase family protein — translation MAKRIAFQFDDELDYQLKAIHSTVDLFKGLPRQTDGIYRPNRSKKVGEGDPVRNQSIVAGSRLLQNLRQVQLENKLFADNVLENNNFTVEMETGTGKTYVYLRTILELYKEYDFKKFMIVVPSIAIRKGVEKSIDQLRDHFKRLYDVDLSKHSFIYDSNNPKKVSSSLVETNDLSICVLNIQAFNKDNNKIRSEDEYGQILWEDIKYIKPIVIIDEPQKIEGQKGKKSKSLQAIDDIEPLFVLRYSATHKQLYNQIYKLDSYAAYKNDLVKKITVKTVNGVIERDYPYIRYVAFTKDLKARIEMFSQKQGDSIRFKTFEVSAGASLEDLSGGLVQYRNMRVAEEPHKLKPLKIATTDGSITLELGESNNGLEDNEATRIQIRLAIRNHFEKQFAILKSGKKMKALTLCLW, via the coding sequence GTGGCAAAAAGAATTGCGTTTCAATTCGACGATGAATTGGACTATCAGCTAAAAGCAATCCACTCCACCGTGGACTTGTTTAAGGGACTTCCTCGTCAAACAGATGGAATATACAGACCAAACCGCTCCAAGAAGGTTGGCGAAGGTGACCCCGTAAGAAACCAGAGTATTGTGGCAGGCAGCAGGCTGTTGCAAAACTTGAGACAGGTGCAGCTTGAAAATAAGCTGTTTGCAGATAACGTCCTTGAAAACAACAATTTTACTGTAGAGATGGAAACCGGCACAGGTAAAACCTATGTGTACCTGCGTACCATTTTAGAGCTTTACAAGGAATATGATTTTAAAAAGTTTATGATTGTTGTGCCAAGCATCGCCATCCGTAAAGGTGTGGAAAAGTCCATCGACCAGTTAAGAGACCACTTCAAAAGGCTCTATGATGTGGATTTGTCCAAGCACAGCTTTATTTATGACAGCAACAACCCCAAAAAAGTTAGCTCAAGCCTTGTTGAAACCAATGATTTGAGCATTTGCGTCCTCAACATTCAAGCCTTTAACAAGGATAACAATAAAATTCGCAGCGAAGATGAATACGGTCAGATTTTGTGGGAGGATATTAAATACATCAAACCCATTGTAATCATTGACGAGCCACAAAAAATTGAAGGACAGAAAGGAAAAAAATCCAAGTCATTGCAAGCCATTGACGATATTGAGCCTTTGTTTGTGCTCCGCTACTCGGCTACCCATAAACAGCTATACAATCAGATTTACAAGCTGGACTCCTATGCCGCTTATAAGAATGATTTGGTTAAGAAAATTACAGTCAAGACGGTAAACGGCGTTATAGAGCGTGATTACCCTTATATTCGCTATGTTGCCTTCACAAAGGACTTAAAGGCAAGGATTGAGATGTTCTCCCAGAAGCAAGGTGATTCCATTCGTTTTAAAACCTTTGAAGTTTCGGCAGGGGCTTCTCTGGAGGATTTATCCGGCGGTCTGGTGCAATATCGAAATATGCGTGTAGCAGAAGAACCCCATAAGCTCAAGCCCTTAAAAATAGCCACCACTGATGGCTCGATAACCCTTGAACTGGGAGAAAGCAACAACGGTCTTGAGGATAATGAGGCTACCCGCATTCAGATTAGGCTTGCCATCAGAAATCACTTTGAAAAGCAGTTTGCAATTTTAAAGAGTGGGAAAAAGATGAAAGCCTTGACCCTATGTCTATGGTAA
- the istA gene encoding IS21 family transposase, whose product MITMNIKQQILMMHIHEGKSRREIAKITGINRDTVGKYIGQYEEGRQQLLSSGSADIQALVDTLTSAPKYTVGIRPKRKMTDEVVNRIQFYLDENETKRNQGRHKQQKKAIDIFEALEAEGTQLSYSTVLRTIRSLERKPKEAFIKALYELGDICEFDWGEVKLKINGKFQVFQMAVFTTAYGNYRFAYLFTKQTTECFQEAHALFFQHIGQVYRTMVYDNMKVAVKRFIGTEKEPTQGLLQLSLYYGFQYRFCNIRKGNEKGHVERSVEVVRRKAFAFRDEFESLEEANQYLQDVCTKRNRKSHDEYNGQTAEERLEEERPALLPTLPPFDAARVIYGRVNKYSTIIVDQNRYSVPDHLVGESIMIKAYATRVRCFHQESLVAEHVRLTGNHEWRLDLNHYLDTLRKKPGAFAGSAAWQQAPKRIKEIYETYYTKQDKEFIQLLQYIRDDVPFAEVEQAIRELEKIHPAQVTTDKIKVLCARNRDAMPVVQPNLSKTGKEIVERSAQQLRMYDDMFDTHTPKAKEDVA is encoded by the coding sequence ATGATCACAATGAACATCAAGCAACAAATTTTAATGATGCATATTCATGAAGGGAAATCGCGCCGGGAAATTGCGAAAATAACAGGGATCAATCGGGACACCGTAGGAAAGTACATTGGACAATATGAGGAAGGGAGACAGCAATTATTGTCGAGCGGGTCGGCAGATATCCAGGCACTAGTCGACACCCTCACTTCTGCCCCCAAGTATACTGTGGGCATTCGACCCAAAAGAAAAATGACTGACGAGGTTGTGAACAGGATCCAGTTCTATCTTGACGAGAATGAAACTAAGCGAAATCAGGGGCGGCACAAGCAGCAAAAAAAAGCCATTGATATCTTTGAAGCACTGGAAGCCGAGGGTACTCAACTAAGTTACAGTACCGTTCTTCGAACCATTAGAAGCTTGGAACGGAAACCAAAGGAAGCGTTTATTAAGGCTCTGTATGAACTTGGAGACATTTGCGAATTTGATTGGGGTGAGGTTAAACTAAAAATTAATGGAAAATTTCAAGTTTTTCAGATGGCCGTATTCACAACGGCTTACGGGAACTATCGCTTTGCTTATCTGTTCACCAAACAAACAACAGAGTGTTTTCAGGAAGCACACGCCCTGTTTTTCCAGCATATCGGCCAAGTGTATCGTACCATGGTGTACGATAACATGAAAGTCGCGGTGAAAAGGTTTATTGGAACGGAGAAGGAGCCGACGCAAGGATTGCTTCAATTGTCGCTCTACTATGGTTTTCAGTATCGGTTTTGCAATATTCGCAAGGGCAACGAAAAAGGTCATGTGGAGCGAAGCGTCGAGGTCGTTCGCCGAAAAGCCTTCGCTTTTCGGGACGAATTTGAATCCCTGGAGGAGGCAAATCAATATTTGCAGGATGTGTGCACTAAGCGTAATCGTAAGTCCCATGATGAGTACAACGGCCAGACGGCGGAGGAACGATTGGAAGAAGAGCGCCCCGCATTGCTGCCCACCCTTCCACCATTTGATGCAGCTCGCGTGATTTATGGACGGGTGAACAAATATTCCACCATCATCGTTGATCAGAATCGTTACTCAGTACCGGATCATTTGGTAGGTGAATCGATCATGATTAAAGCATATGCGACCCGGGTGCGATGCTTCCATCAGGAATCCTTGGTAGCGGAGCATGTGCGATTAACCGGCAACCACGAGTGGCGGCTTGATCTGAATCATTATTTGGATACGCTAAGGAAAAAACCTGGTGCATTTGCCGGTAGTGCGGCATGGCAGCAGGCTCCTAAAAGGATAAAAGAAATATACGAAACATATTATACCAAACAAGACAAGGAATTTATACAGCTATTGCAATATATTCGAGACGATGTCCCATTTGCGGAAGTCGAGCAAGCTATTCGGGAGCTGGAGAAAATTCATCCGGCTCAAGTGACTACGGATAAAATTAAAGTGCTTTGTGCTAGGAATCGTGACGCGATGCCTGTTGTTCAACCAAATCTCTCGAAAACGGGAAAAGAGATTGTAGAGCGGTCAGCACAGCAGCTTCGCATGTACGATGACATGTTTGATACCCATACACCAAAAGCAAAGGAGGACGTTGCATGA
- the istB gene encoding IS21-like element helper ATPase IstB, which produces MSNAPRKAFKEAILEYSKELRLPMIRKHLDEQVRESTQQDASYEAFLAQLLEKECDARREASRHNRIRLAEFTHKKYLEDLVIADLPDDAQKKLKQLKTLEFIQEGRNIILAGNPGTGKTHVSIGLGLKACLEGYKVWFTTVPLLINRIKECRAEQTLRAFQNRFEKYDLVIADEMGYISFDKEGSELLFTHLSLRAGRKSTIITTNLSFERWGEIFQDPVMTAAMIDRLTHQSYIVNMNGNSYRMKETKEWLQQQQLA; this is translated from the coding sequence ATGAGTAACGCGCCGCGCAAGGCGTTTAAGGAAGCGATATTGGAATATAGCAAAGAACTGAGACTCCCTATGATTCGTAAGCATTTGGATGAGCAAGTTCGGGAGTCAACGCAGCAGGATGCCAGTTATGAAGCATTTCTGGCGCAGTTACTGGAGAAGGAATGTGATGCTCGTCGGGAAGCCTCGCGGCATAATCGCATTCGTCTGGCTGAATTTACACATAAAAAGTACCTTGAAGATTTGGTCATCGCGGATTTGCCAGATGATGCCCAAAAGAAGTTAAAGCAGCTGAAAACATTAGAGTTTATTCAGGAGGGGCGCAACATTATTCTGGCGGGGAACCCGGGAACAGGCAAGACGCATGTGAGTATTGGGCTAGGCTTAAAGGCCTGCCTGGAGGGATATAAAGTATGGTTTACAACTGTTCCCCTCCTCATTAACCGGATTAAAGAATGCCGAGCAGAGCAAACTCTTCGAGCCTTCCAGAACCGCTTTGAAAAATATGATTTGGTTATTGCCGATGAAATGGGTTATATATCTTTTGATAAGGAAGGATCTGAATTATTGTTTACCCATTTGTCGCTGAGGGCTGGTCGCAAATCGACAATCATCACAACCAACTTATCCTTCGAACGATGGGGTGAAATTTTTCAGGATCCCGTGATGACGGCGGCCATGATTGACCGGTTGACGCATCAGTCATACATCGTCAACATGAATGGAAACTCGTACCGCATGAAAGAAACGAAGGAGTGGTTACAACAACAGCAACTGGCATGA